In one Mycobacteroides chelonae genomic region, the following are encoded:
- a CDS encoding VOC family protein produces MTTTARLGAISIDCTDPAALARFYQQVLDLEILFESDEFVAVKGAAVLLTFQRVADHRVPDWPAGAVPKQLHLELAAADLDAEEARILGLGATKAETQPNPGGWRVLIDPAGHPFCITNLIPEGTNS; encoded by the coding sequence ATGACGACAACGGCTCGACTGGGCGCGATATCGATCGACTGCACAGATCCGGCGGCGCTGGCCCGGTTCTACCAGCAGGTCCTCGACCTGGAGATCCTGTTCGAAAGCGACGAGTTCGTCGCGGTGAAGGGCGCCGCCGTGCTGTTGACCTTTCAGCGCGTGGCAGACCATCGCGTGCCGGACTGGCCGGCCGGGGCTGTCCCGAAACAACTGCATCTCGAACTGGCGGCAGCAGATCTGGATGCCGAAGAGGCACGCATTCTGGGGCTCGGCGCGACCAAGGCCGAAACCCAGCCGAATCCGGGCGGATGGCGGGTGCTGATCGACCCGGCCGGTCACCCCTTCTGCATTACGAACCTCATTCCCGAGGGCACCAATTCGTGA
- a CDS encoding RNB domain-containing ribonuclease, giving the protein MTLKRLVARDLGFDGIRAEFALPAEFGPGAQRDAAQAVDRHHTERIDRTDLELVTIDPPGARDLDQALHLERTADGYLLHYAIADVAAQIELGSALDIEARQRGETIYLPDGSVPLHPLVFSEGSASLLPNEIRPAALWRIETDAAANPVSWSVQRALVKSVRQLTYREAQDAADAGNPHPSIALLPEFGRKRRDLGLARGAIELNLPAQEVVRGPSGDWELAIEARTDTDGWNAQISLLTGICAAQIMLDGGIGMLRTLPPADGDVRRWMRRTAEALGLPWTNDTPIGAQLAALDPCATTTLAMMTQATTLLRGASYLVFDGNRPDDQAAGHAGIAAPYAHVTAPLRRLGDRFVTEICLALSADSPVPQWARDALSDVRSSLLTSNTLANKVEQACVDLTEATVLAPQKGQTFDSAVLRGAEKKRFAEVFVTDPPILARCQGDPPEGQRAKLTLREADPDTRTVLFGFPAEGS; this is encoded by the coding sequence GTGACGTTGAAGCGGCTGGTTGCCCGCGACCTCGGCTTCGACGGCATTCGTGCCGAGTTCGCGCTCCCCGCCGAATTCGGCCCCGGCGCGCAGCGCGACGCCGCCCAGGCCGTCGACCGTCACCACACCGAGCGCATCGACCGCACCGATCTGGAGCTGGTCACCATCGACCCACCCGGAGCGCGCGATCTGGATCAGGCCCTGCACCTGGAACGCACCGCCGACGGATATCTCCTGCATTACGCCATCGCCGATGTGGCCGCGCAGATCGAGCTCGGCAGCGCGCTGGACATCGAGGCGCGACAGCGCGGCGAGACCATCTACCTGCCGGATGGCTCGGTGCCGCTGCACCCGTTGGTGTTCTCCGAAGGCTCGGCGAGCCTGCTACCCAACGAGATTCGGCCTGCCGCCTTGTGGCGCATCGAAACCGATGCCGCTGCCAATCCGGTCAGCTGGAGCGTCCAACGCGCCCTGGTGAAATCCGTGCGACAGCTGACCTACCGGGAGGCCCAGGACGCGGCCGACGCCGGCAATCCGCACCCCTCGATTGCCCTGCTCCCTGAGTTCGGCCGTAAGAGAAGAGACCTCGGTCTCGCGCGGGGTGCCATCGAGCTGAATCTGCCCGCGCAGGAAGTGGTGCGCGGCCCCAGCGGCGACTGGGAGCTGGCGATCGAGGCGCGCACCGACACCGATGGCTGGAACGCGCAGATATCGCTGCTCACCGGGATCTGCGCGGCGCAGATCATGCTCGACGGCGGCATCGGCATGCTGCGTACGCTGCCGCCCGCAGACGGCGACGTACGCCGGTGGATGCGTCGCACCGCCGAGGCGCTGGGGCTGCCCTGGACAAACGACACCCCGATCGGGGCCCAGCTGGCCGCACTCGATCCCTGTGCCACAACAACATTGGCGATGATGACACAGGCCACCACGCTCCTGCGGGGCGCTTCCTATCTGGTGTTCGACGGAAACCGGCCGGACGATCAGGCCGCGGGACATGCGGGCATCGCTGCCCCCTACGCGCACGTGACCGCACCGCTGCGACGGCTGGGGGACCGGTTCGTCACCGAAATCTGCCTGGCACTGTCGGCCGACTCGCCGGTGCCGCAGTGGGCGCGCGACGCTCTGTCGGATGTCAGATCATCGCTGCTGACCTCGAATACGCTGGCCAACAAGGTGGAACAGGCGTGCGTGGATCTCACCGAGGCCACCGTGCTTGCCCCGCAGAAGGGGCAGACCTTCGATTCGGCGGTGCTACGAGGTGCCGAAAAGAAACGATTCGCAGAGGTCTTCGTGACCGATCCGCCCATCCTCGCCCGCTGCCAGGGAGATCCGCCCGAGGGGCAGCGCGCGAAACTCACCCTGCGTGAAGCAGATCCGGACACCCGGACCGTGCTGTTCGGCTTCCCGGCAGAGGGCAGCTGA
- a CDS encoding WS/DGAT/MGAT family O-acyltransferase, translated as MQRLSGLDASFLYLETPTQPMHVCGVLELDTTTIPGGYSFEKLRAKLIERVEGISSFTEKLADSRLNLDHPVWVDDDDFDIDRHLHHVGLPAPGGKAEISDMCGHIASLPLDRARPLWEMWVIETGDTNRLVVMTKMHHASVDGVTGANLMSALCGLEPDAQAPEPAPGVGGANSLEIAITGAIKWASRPLKFAKLLPSTIGVIPAWLERSKRGEAMTAPFSAPRTSFNSTITSRRNVGYAQLDLEDVRAVKNHFGVKVNDVVMAICAGALRKYLDDRGELPDSSLVAMVPVSVHEKSDRPGRNQVSGMFSRLETNVDDPVERLNAISDANTVAKEHTAVLGATLLQDWSQFAAPAVFGTAMRVYSRIRLADRHPVIHNLVVSNVPGPQVPLYFLGAQVVGMYPLGPIFHGAALTVTVMSLDGKLNVGLISCPDLMPDLSTLTDDFGVALEELKARI; from the coding sequence ATGCAGCGGCTTTCCGGACTTGACGCCAGTTTTCTCTATCTCGAAACACCGACTCAGCCGATGCACGTGTGCGGCGTACTGGAATTAGACACCACGACCATTCCCGGTGGCTACTCGTTCGAGAAACTGCGAGCGAAGCTCATTGAACGGGTCGAGGGCATCTCCTCATTCACCGAGAAGCTCGCCGACAGCCGCCTGAACCTGGACCACCCGGTGTGGGTCGACGACGACGACTTCGACATCGATCGGCACCTGCACCACGTCGGTCTGCCCGCGCCCGGCGGCAAGGCCGAGATCTCCGATATGTGTGGGCATATCGCGTCATTGCCCTTGGACCGTGCCCGGCCGCTCTGGGAAATGTGGGTCATAGAAACCGGCGACACCAATCGGCTCGTGGTCATGACCAAGATGCATCACGCCTCCGTCGACGGCGTCACCGGCGCCAACCTGATGTCGGCGCTGTGCGGTCTGGAACCCGACGCCCAGGCGCCCGAACCCGCGCCGGGGGTCGGCGGCGCCAACAGCCTCGAGATCGCGATCACCGGCGCTATCAAGTGGGCGTCGCGGCCGCTGAAGTTCGCCAAGCTGCTGCCCTCCACCATCGGAGTCATCCCGGCCTGGCTGGAACGCTCCAAACGCGGCGAGGCCATGACGGCACCGTTCTCGGCGCCGCGCACCTCGTTCAACTCCACGATCACCAGCCGCCGCAACGTCGGCTACGCCCAACTGGATCTGGAGGACGTCCGCGCGGTCAAGAACCACTTCGGCGTCAAGGTCAACGATGTCGTGATGGCCATCTGCGCCGGTGCACTGCGCAAGTATCTGGACGACCGCGGAGAGCTCCCGGACAGCTCGCTGGTGGCCATGGTTCCGGTGTCGGTGCACGAGAAGTCCGACCGCCCGGGCCGCAACCAGGTGTCGGGGATGTTCTCCCGCCTGGAGACCAATGTGGACGACCCGGTGGAGCGCCTCAACGCGATCTCCGATGCCAACACGGTGGCCAAGGAGCACACCGCGGTACTGGGCGCGACGCTGCTGCAGGACTGGAGCCAGTTCGCGGCACCCGCCGTGTTCGGCACCGCGATGCGTGTCTACTCGCGCATCCGGCTGGCCGACCGGCATCCGGTGATCCACAACCTGGTGGTCTCCAACGTGCCGGGACCCCAAGTGCCGCTGTACTTCTTGGGTGCCCAGGTGGTCGGCATGTATCCCTTGGGTCCGATCTTCCACGGTGCCGCACTGACCGTCACGGTGATGTCGCTGGACGGGAAACTCAACGTCGGCCTGATTTCCTGCCCCGATCTGATGCCCGACCTTTCCACCCTGACGGACGATTTCGGCGTGGCGCTCGAGGAGCTGAAGGCTCGGATCTAG
- a CDS encoding AAA family ATPase: MTTLPVSVATQHADAVLTEIERMVVGKRDALQLILLTILARGHVLIEDLPGLGKTLIARSFAAALGLEFARVQFTPDLLPADLLGSTIYDMSSGRFEFRTGPIFTNLLLADEINRTPPKTQSALLEAMAEGQVSIDGETRRLPAPFVVLATDNPIEYEGTYPLPEAQLDRFAIRLQLGYLSEDLEIEMLQRRLSRGSAQPTVSQVIAAEDLVMMREAVEHVSVHPDVLRYIVALAAATRTHSHVEVGASPRAELDLVQMSRARAMLLGRDFVIPEDVKALAVPAVAHRISLRPEMWVRRITGAHVVDELLHRLPVPRASG, encoded by the coding sequence GTGACGACACTTCCGGTTTCCGTCGCGACCCAGCACGCGGATGCGGTGCTGACCGAGATCGAGCGGATGGTAGTCGGGAAACGCGATGCGTTGCAACTGATTCTGCTGACAATCCTCGCGCGCGGGCATGTCCTCATCGAAGATCTGCCGGGCCTGGGCAAGACGCTGATCGCCCGGTCGTTCGCGGCCGCGCTGGGACTCGAATTCGCCCGGGTGCAATTCACTCCCGATCTGCTGCCTGCGGATCTGCTGGGCTCCACGATCTACGACATGTCATCCGGGCGGTTCGAGTTTCGGACCGGACCGATCTTCACGAATCTCCTGCTGGCGGACGAGATCAACCGAACCCCACCGAAGACGCAATCGGCACTGTTGGAGGCCATGGCGGAGGGTCAGGTCAGCATCGACGGTGAAACTCGCCGACTGCCAGCACCTTTCGTGGTGCTGGCAACGGACAATCCCATCGAGTACGAGGGAACCTATCCGCTGCCCGAGGCGCAGCTGGACCGATTCGCGATCCGGCTGCAATTGGGATACCTCAGCGAGGATCTCGAGATTGAGATGCTGCAGCGTCGATTGAGCCGGGGATCGGCACAGCCGACGGTCTCACAGGTGATCGCCGCCGAAGACCTTGTCATGATGCGGGAAGCCGTGGAGCACGTTTCGGTGCATCCGGACGTGCTTCGTTACATTGTCGCGCTGGCCGCCGCGACGCGCACGCACTCACATGTCGAGGTGGGCGCCAGTCCGCGCGCCGAGCTGGATCTGGTGCAGATGTCGCGGGCCCGCGCCATGCTGCTGGGCCGCGACTTTGTGATACCTGAGGACGTCAAGGCGCTTGCGGTGCCCGCGGTGGCGCACCGGATCAGTCTGCGCCCCGAGATGTGGGTGCGCCGCATCACCGGTGCACATGTGGTCGACGAGCTGCTGCACCGGCTACCGGTACCGCGAGCGTCGGGATGA
- a CDS encoding DUF58 domain-containing protein yields MTSWRASPLVSVLAACAGIALTLAMVTGRWQLAVFAAPLIGVLVGAAKLPVPARVWVRDESETLRCLESETVTITASAGAAEPAVVRRLRAVPVDGLQIEVDKATTPSQVTMRVSAQRWGRYTLAVEVQTLSVSGLWVGAPVTLPVAELRVYPLADPQDITLPPADLPDLIGTHLTRHHGPGVEYADIREYVPGDSLRTVNWRVSARRGQLHVTDRLTDRAADVVVLIDTYPQPSGPATVATERSARGAAQLVQSVLQRGDRAGVVLLGSAPRWLTPDIGRHQFYRLLDAILDAGEWHAHSTSALAPRAAVPPNAIVVAFSTLLNADFGLALTDLRRRGHPVLVVDVLDHSPFREEPDPIVARWWRLERSRMYRNIAVTGVDVVGWSHDSGLNHAMHMLPRRPRVGRRR; encoded by the coding sequence ATGACCAGTTGGCGCGCATCTCCGTTGGTGTCGGTGCTGGCGGCATGCGCCGGCATCGCGTTGACGCTGGCGATGGTGACGGGCAGGTGGCAGCTGGCCGTTTTCGCGGCGCCGCTCATCGGTGTGCTCGTCGGCGCAGCCAAACTGCCCGTACCCGCGCGGGTATGGGTCCGCGACGAGTCAGAAACGTTACGGTGCTTGGAGTCTGAGACGGTGACAATCACCGCGTCGGCGGGGGCTGCCGAACCGGCGGTGGTGCGTCGGCTGCGCGCGGTGCCGGTCGACGGTCTACAGATCGAGGTGGATAAGGCGACAACGCCCAGCCAGGTGACGATGCGTGTGTCGGCGCAACGCTGGGGCCGGTACACCCTTGCGGTTGAGGTTCAGACGCTCTCGGTTTCCGGGCTGTGGGTCGGGGCTCCGGTGACTCTGCCCGTGGCCGAGCTGCGGGTATATCCCTTGGCAGATCCGCAGGACATCACGCTGCCGCCCGCCGACCTTCCGGACCTCATCGGCACGCATCTCACGCGTCATCACGGCCCCGGCGTCGAGTACGCCGATATTCGCGAGTATGTCCCGGGTGACTCACTGCGCACGGTCAATTGGCGGGTCAGTGCGCGGCGGGGCCAGTTGCACGTCACCGACCGACTCACCGATCGAGCCGCCGACGTAGTCGTTCTGATTGACACCTACCCTCAACCCTCGGGCCCGGCGACGGTGGCGACGGAGCGGTCCGCACGCGGCGCCGCCCAGCTGGTGCAATCGGTGTTGCAGCGCGGCGACCGGGCGGGCGTGGTCTTGCTGGGCAGTGCCCCGCGATGGCTTACCCCCGATATCGGTCGCCATCAGTTCTATCGCCTGCTTGACGCCATTCTCGATGCCGGAGAGTGGCATGCGCACAGCACCAGTGCACTTGCCCCGCGCGCCGCCGTGCCACCCAACGCGATCGTGGTGGCATTTTCCACCCTGCTGAACGCCGATTTCGGGCTGGCACTGACCGACCTTCGACGGCGCGGGCACCCGGTCCTGGTCGTCGACGTGCTCGACCACTCCCCCTTTCGTGAAGAACCTGATCCGATCGTCGCCCGCTGGTGGCGGTTGGAACGCTCACGGATGTACCGCAATATCGCCGTCACGGGAGTCGACGTGGTCGGCTGGAGCCACGACTCCGGACTCAACCACGCCATGCACATGCTGCCGCGGCGCCCGCGAGTGGGACGACGCCGGTGA
- a CDS encoding CYTH and CHAD domain-containing protein has protein sequence MPSQHVEVERKFDVTDATISPSFDGISAVARVELQPQQNLDAVYFDTSDQRLAQHRITLRRRTGGTDAGWHLKLPAGPDTRTELRLPLNEGDDAVPEELRDTVLAVVREDELAPVARISTVRTVSQLIGAQGEQLAEFCDDHVTAARLTGAEEDSEQSWREWELELSEFGDSTLFDRVTARLLDAGAAPAGHGSKLARVLDVPKRERKGTDSIQRALLEQLDQLLGWDRAVRVDTDDSVHQMRVTIRRIRSLLQSNPERFGLDANPEALDELRLLANILGVARDAEVLAQRYDAALSELPETLIRGPVHERLVDAARHNYDNGLRRSLAAMRSHRYFRLLDSLDALVTSAGPASDTHHSDEGGTLDAAYRKVRRAARAAARAEGEYRDEALHRIRKSAKRLRYVASAEGAKRVSQAAKDIQELLGEHQDSTVSRAYLATQANEAHAAGEDTFTYGVLYQREHDAAETARHQVEATLKALRKAVRHKK, from the coding sequence ATGCCATCTCAACACGTCGAGGTCGAGCGGAAGTTCGACGTCACCGACGCGACCATCAGTCCCTCATTCGACGGAATTTCCGCCGTCGCGCGGGTCGAGCTGCAGCCCCAGCAAAATTTGGACGCTGTGTACTTTGACACCTCCGATCAGCGGCTGGCTCAGCACCGGATCACCTTGCGACGCCGTACCGGCGGCACCGACGCCGGATGGCATCTGAAATTGCCCGCCGGACCGGACACCCGAACAGAGCTGCGTCTCCCCCTGAATGAAGGCGATGACGCCGTGCCGGAAGAGCTGCGGGACACCGTGCTCGCGGTCGTGCGCGAGGACGAGCTCGCACCGGTCGCCCGCATCAGCACCGTGCGCACCGTCTCCCAGCTGATCGGTGCTCAGGGCGAGCAGCTCGCCGAATTCTGCGATGACCACGTGACCGCCGCGCGGCTGACGGGTGCGGAGGAAGACTCCGAGCAGAGCTGGCGCGAATGGGAGCTCGAGCTGTCGGAGTTCGGCGACTCCACACTGTTCGACAGGGTCACCGCACGTCTACTGGATGCCGGGGCGGCCCCTGCCGGGCACGGATCAAAGTTGGCTCGCGTTCTTGACGTGCCCAAACGGGAGCGGAAGGGCACGGACTCGATCCAGCGCGCACTGCTCGAACAACTGGATCAGCTGCTCGGCTGGGACCGTGCGGTACGGGTGGACACCGACGATTCGGTGCACCAGATGCGGGTCACCATCCGGCGCATCCGCAGCCTCCTGCAGTCCAATCCCGAGCGCTTCGGTCTGGACGCTAATCCCGAGGCGCTCGATGAGCTCCGCCTGCTCGCCAACATTCTCGGGGTGGCGCGCGACGCAGAGGTACTCGCGCAGCGATATGACGCGGCACTCTCCGAGCTTCCCGAAACACTCATCCGCGGCCCGGTACACGAACGATTGGTAGACGCCGCCAGGCATAACTACGACAACGGGTTGCGCCGGTCGTTGGCGGCGATGCGCAGTCATCGCTACTTCCGGCTGCTCGATTCCCTGGACGCGTTGGTCACCTCCGCCGGACCGGCATCAGACACTCATCACTCGGACGAGGGCGGAACGCTCGATGCCGCGTACCGCAAGGTGCGCCGAGCGGCGCGGGCGGCCGCGCGCGCCGAGGGCGAGTACCGCGACGAGGCCCTCCATCGCATCCGCAAGTCGGCCAAACGGTTGCGCTATGTGGCCAGCGCAGAGGGCGCCAAGCGAGTCTCCCAGGCGGCCAAGGATATTCAGGAACTACTGGGTGAGCATCAGGACAGCACGGTGAGTCGCGCCTATCTCGCCACGCAGGCCAACGAGGCGCACGCCGCCGGCGAGGACACCTTCACTTACGGGGTGCTGTACCAGCGCGAGCACGATGCCGCCGAGACCGCACGCCATCAGGTGGAGGCAACGCTCAAGGCACTCCGCAAGGCCGTGCGTCACAAAAAGTGA
- the panB gene encoding 3-methyl-2-oxobutanoate hydroxymethyltransferase, protein MSESALYGAASETSQKPRTKTRVHHLQKWKAEGHKWSMLTAYDYSTARIFNEAGIPVLLVGDSAANVVYGYDTTVPITIDELIPLVRGVVRGATEALVVADLPFGSYEGGAAQALASATRFMKEAGAHAVKLEGGERVAEQIATLTAAGIPVVAHIGFTPQSVNSLGGYRVQGRDDAAAQLIHDAIAVQEAGAIAVVMEMVPAELATQITGKLTIPTVGIGAGRECDAQVLVWQDMAGMTSGKTAKFVKQFGQVGAELRKAAEQYADEVARGAFPAPEHSY, encoded by the coding sequence ATGTCTGAATCTGCCTTGTATGGCGCTGCTTCCGAGACTTCCCAGAAGCCTCGCACCAAGACCCGCGTGCACCACTTGCAGAAGTGGAAGGCCGAGGGCCACAAGTGGTCGATGCTCACCGCGTACGACTACTCGACCGCACGGATTTTCAACGAGGCCGGGATTCCTGTTCTGCTGGTCGGGGATTCGGCCGCCAATGTGGTCTATGGATACGACACCACCGTGCCGATCACCATCGACGAACTGATTCCGTTGGTACGCGGCGTGGTTCGCGGCGCGACGGAGGCACTGGTGGTCGCCGACCTACCCTTCGGCTCGTACGAGGGCGGGGCCGCCCAGGCCCTGGCGAGCGCGACCCGGTTCATGAAGGAAGCCGGCGCGCACGCGGTGAAACTCGAAGGCGGAGAACGCGTTGCCGAGCAGATCGCGACACTGACAGCTGCCGGGATTCCGGTGGTGGCACACATCGGTTTTACCCCGCAGAGCGTGAACAGCCTTGGCGGATACCGGGTTCAGGGCCGCGACGACGCCGCCGCACAGCTCATTCACGATGCCATCGCGGTACAGGAAGCCGGAGCCATCGCCGTGGTGATGGAGATGGTGCCCGCCGAGCTGGCAACACAGATCACCGGCAAGCTCACCATCCCGACCGTCGGCATCGGCGCGGGCCGCGAATGCGACGCCCAGGTCCTGGTGTGGCAGGACATGGCCGGTATGACCAGCGGCAAGACCGCCAAGTTCGTCAAGCAGTTCGGCCAGGTCGGCGCGGAATTGCGCAAGGCCGCCGAGCAGTATGCCGATGAGGTGGCGCGCGGGGCGTTCCCCGCTCCCGAGCACAGCTACTGA
- a CDS encoding fatty acyl-AMP ligase, with product MKLRVEEYLDGKGAITLPDGYTVNYYLERAVEQLGDTFAYRYLDFNANSDGEPNDLNWTQLGQRSQAVAARLQQVTKPGDRVAILAPQGIDYVIGFYAAIEAGNIAVPLFAPELPGHSERLDSVLTDAQPTVVLTNNAAAESVSRFVRGLPRERRPRVVAVDSVPDSVAATYVKVTPDTDDIAYLQYTSGSTRVPAGVEITHRAVMTNVLQMIISVGLDDSIRSVSWLPLYHDMGLLMILFPLCGGRITLMSPVSFVRRPGRWIKELAAEAHLGRTFAAAPNFAFELAAERGLPKDNEELDLSNVAGLINGSEPVSISSIRKFNDAFGPYGLPPTTIKPSYGMAEATLFVSTIPSDAEASVVYLDRRELGNGRAVRVESDDEHAVPQVSCGKISRSQWAVIVNPNADTELVDGEVGEIWLHGDNIGRGYWGRPKETDFSFRNKLQARLDQGSHATGTEPGATWFRTGDLGVYLDGELYITGRVKDLVIIDGRNHYPQDIEATVEEASPAVRHGFVAAFSAPANELPPGVDQGNGTGERLVIVAERAAGAGRAAPEPIVDAIRAAVSRRHNLPIADIQLVQAGAIPRTTSGKLARRACRQEYLDNKLGVRA from the coding sequence ATGAAGTTACGCGTTGAGGAGTACTTGGACGGCAAAGGTGCTATCACCTTGCCAGACGGTTACACCGTCAACTACTACCTTGAGCGTGCCGTCGAACAGCTGGGCGACACATTCGCGTACCGATACCTGGACTTCAATGCGAACTCCGATGGCGAACCCAACGATCTCAACTGGACACAGCTTGGCCAGCGCTCGCAGGCCGTAGCGGCACGGCTGCAGCAAGTCACCAAGCCTGGGGATCGCGTCGCGATCCTCGCCCCTCAGGGCATCGACTATGTGATCGGTTTCTATGCCGCCATCGAGGCCGGCAACATTGCGGTCCCGTTGTTTGCTCCGGAACTTCCTGGCCACTCCGAGCGGCTCGATTCGGTGCTTACCGATGCGCAGCCGACGGTGGTGCTGACCAACAATGCCGCCGCGGAATCGGTCAGCCGATTCGTACGCGGGCTGCCTCGGGAACGGCGCCCCCGCGTGGTCGCGGTCGACAGCGTCCCCGATTCGGTGGCCGCGACCTACGTCAAGGTCACACCGGATACCGATGACATCGCATACCTGCAGTACACGTCCGGATCCACCCGGGTTCCCGCCGGTGTGGAGATCACGCACCGTGCGGTGATGACCAACGTTCTGCAGATGATCATCTCGGTCGGCCTGGATGACAGCATCCGCAGTGTCAGCTGGCTGCCCCTGTACCACGACATGGGCCTGCTGATGATCCTGTTCCCGCTGTGCGGCGGCCGGATCACGCTGATGTCCCCGGTGTCGTTCGTGCGGCGTCCCGGACGGTGGATCAAGGAACTTGCCGCTGAGGCGCACCTGGGCCGAACCTTCGCCGCCGCACCGAACTTCGCCTTCGAGCTGGCCGCCGAGCGTGGTCTGCCCAAGGACAACGAGGAACTCGATCTGAGCAACGTCGCGGGCCTGATCAACGGATCCGAGCCGGTGAGCATCTCCTCGATCCGCAAGTTCAACGACGCCTTCGGCCCCTACGGGCTGCCGCCGACGACCATCAAGCCCTCCTACGGCATGGCGGAGGCGACGCTGTTCGTTTCCACCATTCCCTCCGACGCCGAAGCGTCGGTGGTGTACCTGGACCGCAGGGAGCTGGGCAACGGGCGTGCCGTCCGGGTCGAGTCCGACGATGAGCATGCGGTTCCGCAGGTGTCCTGCGGCAAGATCTCGCGCAGCCAGTGGGCGGTGATCGTCAACCCCAATGCTGACACCGAGCTGGTCGACGGCGAGGTCGGTGAAATCTGGCTGCACGGTGACAACATCGGGCGCGGCTACTGGGGCAGGCCCAAGGAAACCGACTTCTCGTTCCGTAACAAACTGCAGGCCCGACTCGACCAAGGCAGCCATGCCACCGGCACCGAGCCCGGCGCTACCTGGTTCCGCACCGGAGACCTCGGTGTGTACCTCGACGGTGAGCTGTACATCACCGGACGGGTCAAAGACCTGGTCATCATCGATGGCCGCAACCACTATCCGCAGGACATCGAGGCCACCGTCGAGGAAGCCTCACCCGCGGTGCGACACGGTTTTGTGGCGGCGTTTTCGGCGCCCGCGAACGAGCTGCCCCCCGGCGTCGACCAGGGCAATGGCACGGGGGAGCGGTTGGTCATCGTGGCCGAGCGCGCGGCCGGCGCGGGCCGCGCGGCACCGGAGCCCATCGTCGATGCCATTCGGGCGGCTGTCTCACGGCGGCACAACCTGCCCATCGCGGACATCCAGCTGGTTCAGGCAGGCGCCATACCGCGTACCACCAGCGGAAAGCTCGCACGCCGAGCCTGCCGCCAGGAATACCTGGACAACAAACTCGGCGTGCGCGCCTAG
- a CDS encoding DUF4129 domain-containing protein, whose translation MNSDNRLFLRASGLIVLVALSVVALRSYLPPDTKVLPRPEEPRDEPHSIALQLLLCGVAAILILLSLRRRRTGMPVPTESPSYLRFRGLTRREALIAAASALVLVGAVWMSLYLSRPTGNPPVRESVPGTSAPSRPADAPTRKAPGDVPERDEPGMPMVILGVVLIGIAVMVFVLRRNDPDTVDADGDPPGKSAAADATPGSLAHLVELGLAEVAEPGRDPRASIIACYAAMEQGLTAAPEAAPLASDTPSEVLQRAVHLGALQSQAGTQLVSLFSEARFSPHRMTQTDRESAVRWLQTVLDDLRSRP comes from the coding sequence ATGAACAGTGACAACAGACTGTTCTTGCGAGCGAGCGGGCTCATCGTCCTGGTCGCGCTATCGGTTGTCGCACTGCGCAGCTACCTGCCGCCGGACACGAAGGTGCTCCCCCGGCCCGAGGAACCTCGCGATGAGCCACACTCAATAGCGTTGCAGCTCTTGTTATGTGGTGTCGCAGCCATACTTATCTTGTTGAGCCTGCGCAGGCGCCGCACCGGCATGCCGGTGCCGACCGAGAGCCCGTCGTATTTACGGTTTCGAGGTTTGACTCGGCGCGAGGCCCTCATTGCGGCCGCCAGTGCGCTTGTCTTGGTGGGTGCGGTGTGGATGTCCCTCTATCTGAGCAGGCCGACCGGTAATCCTCCGGTGCGCGAATCCGTTCCCGGCACTTCCGCGCCAAGCCGGCCCGCGGACGCCCCGACGCGCAAGGCACCCGGTGATGTGCCGGAACGGGACGAGCCCGGAATGCCCATGGTGATCCTGGGCGTGGTCTTGATCGGTATCGCTGTCATGGTTTTCGTATTGCGACGCAATGACCCGGACACCGTGGATGCCGACGGCGATCCTCCCGGGAAATCCGCGGCCGCCGATGCCACACCGGGATCCCTGGCCCACCTCGTTGAACTCGGTCTCGCCGAGGTGGCCGAACCGGGGCGCGATCCGCGCGCATCCATCATCGCCTGCTACGCGGCCATGGAGCAGGGGCTCACCGCCGCGCCCGAGGCAGCACCCCTTGCCTCGGATACCCCGTCAGAAGTCCTGCAGCGAGCGGTCCATCTTGGTGCCCTGCAATCGCAGGCCGGCACTCAGCTTGTCTCGCTCTTTTCGGAGGCCCGATTCAGCCCGCACCGGATGACGCAGACCGATCGTGAATCCGCGGTGCGATGGCTGCAGACCGTGTTGGACGACCTGCGGAGTAGGCCATGA